Proteins co-encoded in one Halorussus lipolyticus genomic window:
- a CDS encoding ferritin-like domain-containing protein: MTSEEVTDLLKKAYSDEIETVMNYLTNSIVLDGVSAEEVKESLETDIQEELNHAEMLGQRLKQLDERPPASYDFEARQESLQPPEDTTDVLSVINGVLDAEEDAIETYRSLIKAAGDDDPVTEDIAVTILSDEEAHRTEFRGFKREYDDD, translated from the coding sequence ATGACATCCGAGGAGGTCACGGACCTGCTGAAGAAGGCGTACAGCGACGAAATCGAGACGGTGATGAACTACCTGACCAACTCCATCGTCCTCGACGGCGTGAGCGCCGAGGAGGTCAAAGAGAGCCTCGAAACCGACATTCAGGAGGAACTCAACCACGCCGAGATGCTGGGCCAGCGCCTGAAGCAACTCGACGAGCGCCCGCCGGCCTCCTACGACTTCGAGGCCCGCCAAGAGAGCCTCCAGCCACCCGAGGACACCACCGACGTGCTGTCGGTCATCAACGGCGTCCTCGACGCCGAGGAGGACGCCATCGAGACCTACCGGTCGCTTATCAAGGCGGCAGGTGACGACGACCCCGTAACTGAGGACATCGCCGTGACAATTCTGAGCGACGAGGAGGCTCACCGGACCGAGTTCCGCGGGTTCAAGCGCGAGTACGACGACGACTGA
- a CDS encoding DUF7504 family protein, whose amino-acid sequence MSLQRASFRGDCSTHEFQEVLKRFKHDGCNLLVTGAVSKDVTVQATRTLLGAPNAERKRVVALANSRRGNVAERLPTGVDSDDSDVWIIDQQTCQRSIPKAAQGGEVEFPTVDGDKDALTNLREEVIVAIDYFQRAEDGLDPSELRLSVSSLGRLAHEHDADAIARFVRSVSAMVQGVHGMAHYHLARPDDDEIVDRLSPLFDARIELRKRDGLPTEQRWHVPEYEQTTDWVRL is encoded by the coding sequence ATGTCACTCCAGCGGGCAAGCTTTCGTGGGGACTGCTCTACCCACGAGTTTCAGGAGGTGTTGAAACGGTTCAAGCACGACGGTTGCAACCTACTGGTGACCGGTGCGGTATCGAAGGACGTGACCGTGCAGGCGACTCGAACACTGCTTGGCGCGCCGAACGCCGAGCGCAAGCGAGTCGTCGCGTTGGCCAACTCTCGGCGCGGGAACGTCGCCGAGCGACTACCGACGGGCGTCGATTCCGACGACTCCGACGTGTGGATAATCGACCAGCAGACGTGTCAACGGTCGATTCCGAAGGCCGCGCAGGGCGGCGAGGTGGAGTTTCCGACCGTCGACGGCGACAAGGACGCGCTGACCAATCTGCGCGAGGAGGTAATCGTCGCCATCGACTACTTCCAGCGCGCCGAGGACGGTCTCGACCCCTCGGAACTCCGCCTGTCGGTGTCGTCGCTCGGTCGTCTGGCCCACGAACACGACGCCGACGCGATTGCGCGGTTCGTCCGGTCTGTGTCGGCGATGGTGCAGGGAGTCCACGGGATGGCCCACTACCACCTCGCGCGACCGGACGACGACGAGATAGTGGACCGACTCTCGCCGCTGTTCGACGCGCGAATCGAACTCCGCAAGCGCGACGGCCTCCCGACCGAACAGCGCTGGCACGTCCCGGAGTACGAACAGACGACCGACTGGGTGCGCCTGTGA
- a CDS encoding DUF7503 family protein translates to MAQTKADSKIATFLEDHPRMTGALFTMSILLMQAGNVAANAASSNSGP, encoded by the coding sequence ATGGCACAGACGAAGGCAGACAGCAAGATAGCGACGTTCCTCGAAGACCACCCGCGGATGACCGGCGCGCTGTTCACGATGAGCATCCTCCTGATGCAGGCAGGAAACGTGGCGGCGAATGCGGCGTCGTCGAATAGTGGACCGTAG